A region of Solea solea chromosome 7, fSolSol10.1, whole genome shotgun sequence DNA encodes the following proteins:
- the LOC131462480 gene encoding bridge-like lipid transfer protein family member 2 isoform X1, which translates to MSLLLFSFLLILLLGIVLLCLIFRWLICTLAVRFFHTALNADLKIKSVGLFSVQGVSIQFHPQHTLEIDRIWISSKLLNQDLPRYLALCVGETRVRFDLQAPLSPLVKKSHEKKPWKISISPTKLRFLSQMLSFHISSINVMVVNLALSESLWHMTIAGITLLLDHQGKRLAWDFSVGQLSSKVLKNSQMDICLAEVALSLLLSGDVSLPDMQPGSLSLSVRTLIAELHEGLFLSNVLLPASPSKTDHEASDNERTEFIQTEAVERFHQLIPHNISVEFDNTNVILSMHSQKRHLNWTLKSLRVSYGRGDEQLHLKNFTPQLSFPQSSLELRLEDGLLLSQSRQRILCVNSLKTSLQVTSIDIAGSFTVSTCIIHYRHQEFSHWLNLFPWEQLIHRKAAHKKSPLDYLPTLLFLRRLPHLDAPVMITSSVSNVNVSVQLGDTTPFALGFLSASAELQHLPDIKDEAESPESQNVHQRASLCLDNFWWRVGQGSHIQQAPHPPGKHVWGEALILDTLTLQGSFNRPRLEFSGHPPSLSVESRLKGLQVELSETCSLCLSRLLSLLCVPGPTEPQQSHVAAVTPTADDSAQNIPSSQPHLLFKVDCCLEEVNVFTLSNLAGAVSLRMDTVGVMSSAESSSVSLQGLSLSVVKVLADNMETCCPASQTPNPVLKLTNIAFSYHLTTHTLQVQSEDKLIVEWTPPDHMVLYQHMSEAQACWQMLRGDGGADSPVGAVQSEGVTGQSRVLCVRVELGSTRLTAHVSEQNFILLHTEGLSVSKHAGSMHIRSPSLVFNFDGNDIVTFKSLDVEAHADLAEMQLHRDAFPFLTAPHNHVWILTCPSMSVEFPYQYNFSNTFDKAISVQKWLKTLHRSPSHTPTVQRLPPDVVFKISQFSFVFLDDVFEIKLRDNYELMKDENKESAKRLLLLDKKVADLRKQHGELLPARKIEELYSSLEKKHIEIYIQRSRRLYANTPMRKSLLTWTVSDLELVALADESLHGPDRVREQLRDIDEISPFPREGLPLVVQWCRAVKFKLAAFLVRIRDYPRYLFEIRDWELSGRLIGTEQDGQTRALRKEIVPLGPPWGDVTVLRNIPPLKFYYDFKSNISLYTIVWGPCWDPAWTLIGQSVDLLTKPTADPSPLLAWWDKSRLLLHGHWEMDIDQANLHQLATEDPYNTTENLHWEWSKLNFNWNPGHFVFKGDLDVNVRTASKYDDICFLRLPNLCMTLDLQWLCHGNPHDHHAVMVCSADNVADVTSGQAHDSYRAFRSENLNLSITMDLNQHPGIEPCQPRILLYSSTLRWMQNFWATWTSVSRPICRGKLFHSLKPVRRKLSQHYKQMSYTAAFPQLQVHYWASFAQQRGIQVECNKGNVFTRGAQRLIPQAGTVMRRLISEWNVTQMISELSRVTVHLMASTWDETADHQINAQVKKTHLLSLSSLSYQRQSNRTEEEVNLKDECNASYTHKLRLVDLRASWTTTNRNIAFGLYDGYKKASVLKRNLSTEALKGLKIDTQLQTKKIKRSPSNYSPTTAPTTPVTPTVNRAEKSHSEGTSMLQKLIEETDKFVVFSEEDYGVSDQLCGIAACQTDDVYNRNWFIELVNCQMMLRGTETAGCVLVSAAKAQLLQCEHHPAWYNDTLKQKTTWTCLLDGMQYFATMEPNPSEQEDRQLWLEVKNIEEHRQRNLDSVLELMESGQAVGGMVSTTTDWNQPAQVNETQQVQRIISRCSCKMHYISYSHDINPELATQIKPPELRNNHEKEDLLKKQAGAVDTFTLIHYDLEISTNPVQYEMILDIVNNLLLHVEPRRKEHSEKKQRVRFQLEISSNPEEQRSSILHLQEAVRQHLAQIRRLEKQIYSNIRAQPEELSGDELVEINTQLQNQLNQEKNDMQMKSEELNILIRCFKDFQLQRANKLELRKPPEDVSVARRTEIYFAQARWCLTEEDGQLGIAELELQRFMYSKLNKSDDTAEHLLELGWFSMNNLLPNAAYKVVLRPQRICQSGRQFALRIFSKVRPPVGGISVKEHFEVNVVPLTIQLMYQFFKRMMGFFFPGRNVEEEEVTDEEDKFRLVTTGIPVKPRQSSEDTIGAMGPSKGVTQGLNRTAGVRRSFRKPPEHPVDDIDKMKERAAMNNSFIYIKIPQVPLCVSYKGEKSSVDWKDLNLVLPCLEYHNNTWTWLDFAMAVKRDSRKALVAQMIKEKLRLKPAAGSDVRGKVSEGKSDNGLQQQEEDEKARLLIGLSSSDKSSSKKSIFSRRK; encoded by the exons ATGTCTCTCCTGCTGTTTTCCTTCCTTCTCATCCTGCTACTTGGGATTGTGTTGTTATGTCTCATTTTCAG GTGGCTCATATGCACGCTGGCTGTGCGCTTCTTCCACACTGCACTGAACGCTGATCTAAAGATCAAATCAGTGGGCTTGTTTTCTGTCCAAGGAGTTAGTATCCAGTTTCACCCACAGCATACTCTG GAAATTGACAGAATATGGATTTCAAGTAAACTTCTGAACCAGGATCTGCC gagaTACTTGGCGTTATGTGTGGGTGAAACCAGAGTCAGGTTTGACCTGCAGGCACCACTGAGCCCTCTGGTGAAGAAGAGCCATGAGAAAAAGCCGTGGAAGATTTCAATCAGCCCCACCAAGTTACGCTTTCTATCACAA ATGCTGTCCTTTCACATCAGTTCCATCAACGTAATGGTGGTGAACCTGGCTCTGTCGGAGTCTCTATGGCACATGACTATCGCAGGCATCACCCTGTTACTCGACCACCAGGGCAAAAG GTTAGCGTGGGACTTCTCTGTGGGGCAGCTGAGCAGTAAAGTTCTCAAAAACAGCCAGATG GACATCTGTTTGGCTGAAGTGGCCCtgagtctgctgctgtctggagACGTGAGTCTGCCTGACATGCAACCAGGTTCTCTGTCCCTGAGTGTGAGGACGCTGATCGCAGAGCTGCACGAAGGCCTCTTCCTCAGCAACGTGCTGCTTCCTGCTTCTCCATCAAAGACTGATCACGAAGCAAGTG aCAATGAAAGAACTGAGTTCATCCAGACTGAGGCTGTGGAACGCTTTCATCAGCTCATTCCCCACAACATCAGTGTGGAATTTGATAACACTAATGTAATCCTGTCCATGCACAGCCAGAAAAG acaCCTGAACTGGACTCTGAAGTCTCTGAGGGTCTCTTATGGACGTGGCGACGAGCAGCTTCATCTGAAGAACTTCACTCCTCAGCTGAGTTTTCCTCAGAGCAGCCTGGAGCTACGTTTAGAGG ATGGACTTCTTCTGTCTCAGAGTAGACAAAGAATCCTGTGTGTGAACAGTCTGAAGACGTCACTGCAG gTGACATCGATTGACATTGCAGGGTCATTCACAGTCAGCACTTGCATCATCCACTACCGCCACCAGGAGTTCTCTCATTGGCTGAATCTATTTCCATGGGAACAGCTCATCCACAGGAAGGCAGCACATAAAAAGAG TCCATTAGATTATTTGcccaccctcctcttcctcaggcgCCTCCCTCACCTGGACGCTCCTGTCATGATCACGTCCTCTGTGTCCAACGTCAACGTGTCCGTCCAGCTGGGAGACACGACGCCGTTCGCTCTGGGCTTCCTGTCTGCCAGTGCAG AACTGCAGCATCTCCCCGACATCAAGGATGAAGCAGAGAGTCCAGAGTCCCAGAACGTCCACCAGCGTGCGTCGCTGTGCCTGGACAACTTCTGGTGGAGAGTCGGTCAAGGCTCTCACATCCAACAAGCTCCACACCCTCCTGGAAAACATGTGTGGGGAGAAGCTCTCATCTTAGACACTCTCACTCTTCAG GGTAGTTTCAACCGACCTCGCCTGGAGTTCAGTGGCCACCCTCCCAGTCTGAGTGTGGAGTCGCGTCTGAAGGGGCTTCAGGTGGAGCTTTCAGAGAcatgttctctgtgtctgtctcgtCTGCTGTCCCTCCTCTGTGTCCCTGGACCGACTGAACCACAGCAGTCACACGTAGCAGCAGTGACTCCCACTGCTGATGACAGCGCACAGAACATCCCGTCGTCACAGCCTCACCTGCTGTTTAAAGTGGACTGTTGTCTGGAGGAGGTTAACGTGTTCACACTCTCTAATCTGGCAG GCGCTGTGTCTTTGAGGATGGACACTGTGGGAGTGATGAGCTCTGCAGAGagctcctctgtgtctctgcagggtTTGAGTTTGTCTGTGGTCAAAGTTCTCGCAGACAACATGGAAACATGCTGCCCTGCCTCGCAAACACCCAACCCTGTGCTCAAACTCACCAACATAGCCTTCTCTTACCACCTCACCACTCACACCTTACAG GTTCAAAGTGAAGACAAGCTGATCGTCGAATGGACGCCTCCAGACCACATGGTGCTGTATCAGCACATGAGTGAAGCTCAGGCGTGTTGGCAGATGCTCCGTGGAGACGGAGGAGCGGACAGTCCAGTCGGAGCCGTGCAGAGTGAAGGTGTGACGGGTCAGAGTCGCgttctgtgtgtgcgcgtcgaACTGGGCTCCACTCGCCTGACCGCCCACGTCAGCGAGCAGAACTTTATTCTCCTGCACACGGAAGGCCTCTCCGTCTCCAAGCATGCTGGTTCCATGCACATACGCTCCCCGTCGCTGGTCTTCAACTTTGACGGCAACGACATCGTCACCTTTAAGAGTCTGGATGTGGAGGCTCACGCTGATCTGGCTGAGATGCAGCTGCACAGAGACGCTTTCCCTTTCCTCACCGCTCCTCACAACCACGTCTGGATTCTCACCTGTCCCTCCATGTCTGTCGAGTTCCCCTACCAGTACAACTTCTCCAACACCTTTGACAAGGCCATCAGTGTGCAGAAGTGGCTGAAGACACTCCATCGCTCTCCGAGCCACACACCCACAGTCCAGCGCCTCCCTCCAGACGTGGTCTTCAAAATCAGCCAGTTCTCCTTCGTCTTCCTGGACGACGTCTTTGAGATCAAGCTGCGCGACAACTACGAGCTGATGAAGGACGAGAACAAGGAGAGCGCCAAGCGTCTGCTGCTTCTGGACAAGAAGGTGGCAGACCTGCGCAAGCAGCACGGGGAACTCCTGCCCGCCAGGAAGATCGAGGAGCTGTACAGTTCACTGGAGAAGAAGCACATCGAGATCTACATCCAGCGCTCGCGCCGCCTCTACGCCAACACGCCCATGAGGAAGTCTCTGCTCACCTGGACGGTGTCGGACCTGGAGCTCGTCGCTCTGGCCGATGAGTCTCTGCATGGACCTGACAGGGTGAGAGAGCAACTGAGGGACATTGACGAGATCAGTCCCTTCCCCAGAGAAGGACTCCCCCTGGTGGTCCAGTGGTGCCGTGCAGTCAAGTTTAAACTGGCTGCATTTTTGG TGAGAATTCGAGACTACCCTCGCTACCTGTTTGAGATCCGGGACTGGGAGCTGTCCGGGCGTCTGATCGGGACAGAGCAGGACGGACAGACGAGAGCTCTGCGGAAGGAGATCGTCCCACTCGGTCCACCGTGGGGAGACGTGACAGTCCTCAGGAATATACCACCACTCAAGTTCTACTATGATTTCAAAT CTAACATCTCTCTCTACACCATCGTGTGGGGGCCATGTTGGGACCCCGCCTGGACTCTGATCGGTCAGTCCGTCGACCTCCTGACCAAACCCACCGCTGATCCCTCTCCACTTCTAGCTTGGTGGGACAAGAGTCGTCTTCTGCTGCACGGACACTGGGAGATGGACATCGATCAGGCCAACCTTCATCAACTAGCCACAGAG GACCcttacaacacaacagagaacctGCACTGGGAGTGGAGTAAGCTGAACTTTAACTGGAACCCTggacactttgtttttaaaggagacCTGGACGTTAACGTCAGGACAGCATCAAA ATATGATGATATCTGTTTCCTGCGTCTGCCCAACCTGTGCATGACCCTTGACCTCCAGTGGCTTTGCCATGGCAACCCCCATGACCACCACGCAGTCATGGTCTGCTCTGCAGACAACGTCGCAGACGTGACTTCAGGACAAGCTCACGACTCCTACAGAGCCTTTCGCTCGGAGAACCTGAACCTCTCCATCACCATGGACCTGAACCAGCACCCTGGCATAG AACCGTGTCAGCCCAGAATCCTGCTGTACAGCAGCACTCTGCGCTGGATGCAGAACTTCTGGGCCACGTGGACGAGCGTGTCGCGTCCGATCTGCAGAGGAAAGCTCTTCCACAGCCTGAAGCCGGTGCGAAGGAAGCTGAGTCAGCACTACAAACAGATGTCGTACACGGCCGCTTTCCCTCAACTACAG GTGCATTATTGGGCCTCCTTTGCTCAGCAGAGAGGGATCCAGGTGGAATGCAACAAAGGCAATGTGTTCACTCGAGGGGCCCAGAGACTTATTCCTCAAG ctGGCACTGTGATGAGGAGGTTGATCTCTGAATGGAATGTGACTCAGATGATCAGCGAGCTCTCACGGGTGACCGTCCACCTCATGGCCTCCACCTGGGATGAGACGGCCGACCACCAGATCAACGCTCAGGTGAAGAAGACTCACCTGCTCAGCCTGTCGTCTCTGAGCTACCAGCGTCAGAGCAACCGCACGGAGGAG GAGGTGAATCTGAAGGACGAGTGTAACGCCTCGTACACTCACAAACTGCGGCTGGTGGACCTGCGGGCTTCGTGGACGACCACCAACAGGAACATAGCCTTTGGGCTGTACGACGGTTACAAAAAGGCCTCGGTGCTGAAGAGAAATCTGTCCACTGAAGCTCTGAAGGGTCTGAAGATCGACACGCAGCTGCAGACCAAGAAGATCAAACGCTCTCCCTCCAACTACTCTCCCACCACGGCTCCCACCACACCTGTGACGCCCACCGTTAATCGAGCAGAAAAGAGTCACAGTGAAG gAACATCGATGCTCCAGAAACTCATCGAGGAAACAGACAAGTTTGTGGTGTTTTCAGAGGAAGACTATGGTGTCAGTGATCAGCTGTGTGGCATCGCAGCCTGTCAGACTGACGACGTCTACAACCGCAACTGGTTTATCGAGTTAGTCAACTGTCAG ATGATGCTGCGCGGCACAGAGACGGCAGGCTGTGTGTTGGTGTCCGCAGCGAAGGctcagctgctgcagtgtgagcacCACCCCGCCTGGTACAACGACACCCTGAAGCAGAAGACCACCTGGACCTGTCTGCTGGACGGCATGCAGTACTTTGCCACCATGGAGCCCAACCCGTCTGAGCAGGAGGACAGACAGCTGTGGCTGGAG gTGAAAAACATCGAGGAACACCGTCAGCGTAACCTGGACTCAGTGCTGGAGCTGATGGAGAGCGGCCAGGCTGTGGGAGGGATGGTTAGCACCACCACAG ACTGGAACCAGCCAGCTCAAGTGAACGAGACTCAGCAGGTCCAGCGAATCATCTCCCGCTGTAGCTGCAAGATGCACTACATCAGTTACAGTCACGACATTAACCCGGAGCTGGCCACACAGATCAAACCACCAGAGCTGAGGAATAACCACGAGAAAGAAGACCTGCTGAAGAAGCAGGCTg ggGCTGTGGACACTTTCACCCTCATTCACTATGACCTGGAGATTTCCACAAACCCTGTTCAGTACGAGATGATCCTGGACATCGTCAACAACCTGCTGTTACACGTGGAGCCCAGACGCAAA GAGCACAGTGAGAAAAAACAGCGAGTGCGTTTCCAGCTGGAGATTTCCAGTAACCCAGAGGAGCAGCGCAGCAGCATTCTGCATCTGCAGGAGGCGGTGAGGCAGCACCTCGCTCAGATTAGACGCCTCGAGAAGCAGATTTACTCCAACATCAGG GCACAGCCTGAGGAACTGAGCGGTGATGAACTGGTGGAGATCAACACACAACTACAGAACCAGCTGAACCAGGAGAAGAATGACATGCAGATGAAGAGTGAAGAGCTCAACATCCTCATCAG gtgtttCAAAGACTTCCAGCTGCAGCGAGCAAACAAGCTGGAGCTGCGTAAACCCCCGGAGGACGTGAGTGTGGCGAGGAGGACAGAGATCTACTTTGCTCAGGCTCGCTGGTGTTTGACTGAAGAGGATGGACAGCTGGGCATCGCTGAGCTGGAGCTGCAGAGGTTCATGTACAGCAAA ctgaacaAGTCTGACGACACGGCCGAGCATCTTTTAGAGCTCGGCTGGTTCTCCATGAACAACCTGCTGCCCAACGCTGCCTACAAG gtcGTTCTCCGTCCTCAGAGAATATGTCAGTCTGGACGTCAGTTTGCTCTGAGAATCTTCAGTAAAGTGCGCCCCCCAGTGGGTGGAATCTCTGtgaaggaacactttgag GTGAACGTGGTTCCTCTCACCATCCAGCTCATGTATCAGTTCTTCAAAAGGATGATGGGATTTTTCTTCCCTGGAAGAaacgttgaggaggaggaggtcactGATGAAGAGGACAAGTTCAGATTAGTCACCACTG GTATTCCTGTCAAGCCTCGGCAGTCGTCAGAGGACACCATCGGCGCCATGGGCCCCAGCAAAGGTGTCACCCAGGGACTGAACCGCACCGCCGGGGTCAGGAGGTCGTTCAGGAAACCTCCGGAG CATCCTGTTGATGACATTGATAAGATGAAGGAAAGAGCAGCGATGAACAACTCCTTCATCTACATCAAGATCCCTCAGGTGCCGCTGTGCGTCAGCTATAAG ggAGAAAAGAGCAGTGTGGACTGGAAAGACCTGAACCTGGTGCTGCCGTGTCTGGAGTATCATAACAACACGTGGACTTGGCTGGACTTTGCCATGGCGGTGAAAAGAGACAGCAGGAAAGCACTGGTAGCACAG ATGATTAAAGAGAAGCTGCGTCTGAAGCCGGCCGCAGGCTCCGACGTCCGGGGCAAAGTGTCCGAGGGGAAGTCGGACAAcggtctgcagcagcaggaggaagacGAGAAAGCTCGACTCCTCATCGGCCTGAGCAGCTCAGACAAGAGCTCCAGCAAGAAAAGTATCTTCAGTCGACGCAAGTGA